Proteins from one Xenorhabdus griffiniae genomic window:
- a CDS encoding DNA cytosine methyltransferase: MKELELIAQKLIAQNEEEQYRKKEEDKALISKLVEIYDQKYVAEALRAVSHSDWTRETLNRWLNGKMVQKQLTELEVQMLNSLLPSPPEHHPNYTFRFIDLFAGIGGIRKGFEEIGGQCVFTSEWNKDAVRTYKANWYCDPEEHVFNSDIRDITLSHDISASDKEAYQNIDREIPNHDVLLAGFPCQPFSLAGVSKKNSLGRAHGFECDTQGTLFFDVARIIAAKKPAIFLLENVKNLKSHDKGKTFRVILQALDELGYSVADVEHTGKDDPKIIDGQNFLPQHRERIVLVGFRRDLNIHQGFTLRDMNQFFPAQRPTLKELLDSNVDNKYILTPALWKYLYNYAKKHQAKGNGFGFGLVFPDNPNSVARTLSARYHKDGSEILIDRGWNQELGEIDFDNEENQKNRPRRLTPRECARLMGFESPGGTTFRIPVSDTQAYRQFGNSVIVPAFAAVAQLLAPYIARAVAFKTSKKVA; this comes from the coding sequence TCAGTCATAGCGACTGGACTCGTGAAACACTTAATCGCTGGTTAAATGGTAAAATGGTACAAAAGCAATTAACTGAGCTGGAAGTACAGATGCTCAATAGTTTGTTGCCATCACCGCCTGAACACCATCCGAATTACACTTTTCGTTTTATTGATCTGTTTGCCGGCATTGGTGGGATCAGAAAAGGATTTGAAGAGATTGGTGGGCAATGTGTGTTTACCAGCGAATGGAACAAAGATGCGGTTCGTACTTACAAAGCAAACTGGTATTGCGATCCTGAAGAGCATGTATTTAATTCTGATATCAGGGATATAACTCTGAGCCATGATATTTCTGCCAGTGATAAAGAAGCATACCAGAATATAGATCGTGAAATCCCCAATCATGATGTATTACTGGCGGGTTTCCCTTGTCAGCCTTTTTCTCTTGCGGGGGTATCAAAGAAAAATTCATTAGGCCGTGCTCATGGCTTTGAATGTGACACGCAGGGAACATTGTTTTTTGATGTAGCCCGGATCATTGCTGCCAAAAAACCAGCCATTTTCCTGCTGGAAAATGTGAAGAACCTGAAAAGCCATGATAAAGGGAAAACGTTTCGGGTTATTTTGCAGGCTTTGGATGAATTGGGATATTCTGTTGCTGATGTTGAACATACAGGGAAAGATGATCCAAAGATTATTGATGGACAAAATTTCCTGCCACAACACCGTGAACGTATTGTTTTGGTTGGATTTCGGCGTGATCTTAATATCCACCAGGGATTTACCCTCAGAGATATGAATCAATTTTTTCCTGCGCAAAGACCGACTCTTAAAGAATTACTGGACAGTAATGTAGATAACAAATATATCCTTACTCCTGCTTTATGGAAATATTTATACAACTACGCGAAAAAACATCAGGCAAAAGGAAATGGTTTTGGCTTTGGTCTGGTTTTCCCTGATAACCCGAATAGCGTTGCCCGCACCTTGTCCGCCCGTTACCATAAAGATGGCTCTGAAATACTTATCGACCGGGGTTGGAACCAAGAGCTTGGAGAGATAGATTTTGACAATGAAGAAAACCAGAAAAACAGACCAAGAAGGCTGACACCTCGCGAGTGTGCGCGTTTGATGGGATTTGAATCTCCGGGTGGTACGACTTTTCGTATTCCCGTATCAGATACTCAGGCCTACCGGCAATTCGGCAATTCTGTGATTGTTCCTGCTTTTGCTGCTGTGGCCCAATTATTAGCACCTTATATTGCCAGAGCGGTTGCGTTTAAAACCAGCAAGAAAGTGGCATAA